gggaccgggtggtcttgagcggtgggaccaccaggcggttgtctgaagaagaccgtaggtgacgggtgggggcgtaaggctgcaggagagacttgatgtaaacgggtgcagtcccgttcactgcttggaaggtcagtaccatggtcttgaatctgatacgggccatgataggtagccagtggagagagatgaggagcagggtaacatgggagcgtctgggtagattgtagaccaggcgggccgctgcgttctgaatcctctgaagagggcgggttgcacatgctgggagaccagcgagcagcgagttgcaatagtccaacttggagaggacaagtgcttggactagcagctgggtggagtgctcagacaggtatctactgatcttccggatgttgtagagggtgaatctacacgaccgggagaccgcagcaatgtgggccgtgagggagagctcgtcgtccatggtaaccccaaggttcctggcagaggatgaaggggtcaccgtcgcagatcccagggtgattgagagatcgtgggagatggagggtttagccgggatgatgagaagttctgttttggcgaggttcagctgcaggtggtgctcggtcatccaggcggagatgtctgtgaggcaggcctcaatcctagctgagatccccggatcggtcggggggaacgacaggtacagctgcgtgtcgtcagcgtagcagtggtaggagaagccatgggaggtgatgattggtccaagtgaggtggtgtacagagagaagaggaggggtccaaggacggagccctgtgggacaccagtggagagctggcgagggcctgacagtttgcctccccaggagacctggtaggatcttcccaacaggtaggatgagatccactggagggcagtgccagtgatgcccatctcagaaagtctggagagcaggatctggtggttaaccgtatcaaacgccgcagaaaggtccagcagaatgatgacggatgacctggaagccgctctggcagactggagggcagtggtgactgaaaggagggcagtctctgtggagtggccagtcttgaagcccgattggttgggttcaagcaggttgttctgagagagaaagtttgacagttggttagatacagcacgttcaattgtttttgaaaagaagggtaacagtgataccggtctgcagttctggaggacggcagggttaagggagggttttttgagtagaggggtaactctagcctgtttggaggcagaggggaaggtacCGGACATACGCATCTTACTCACACAAAGAAGAATGGAGTCAAGTGGACTGTCATGTGCTTGGGTTTTCAACAGAGAAGAagttaatgatgatgatgacaccgATTGTAAGTATATCCCCTAACTGCTGGTGTCTCCCCTAGGATACCTGTGTGATTATTATGATGAGGAAGTCTCCAGGTCTATCTCCGTGACTCGGACCAATTTTTGCTATTTGATTTTCTTCATTTCTTTCATCTTTTCATGAAAGTGTCAATCTTGTGCTTGTATATACCTCCCATAAATAAATCCATGCTTGAAATCAGTGTGTGTTGACTTGTATCTATTGATTGTTGGCGCAATTACATACATTAGTGTCATTATCGCAAACCTGAAAATAATCACAGCCACGGTGAACCATGGTGAGAAATGTTTATAAGGTTAGAAATGGTGGTGGGTGTTTTATAGTGAGAAGGCAAACTCTTAAGAGACTGATGTTGGTATCTTACAATACCACAAAGCTACTGTTGATCTGTCTAGTGTCAGTTGAGGGCTGCGGGTCCTTTCAATACCTCTTGGCTGTGCAAAGGACAGCTATTTCACATCTCTTTTCTTAACCATTTATTTTCTTACTTGAAAATGCCAAGGCCGTTGGAGGAGCAACAACTGAATTGCAAGCCAACTCTTCAAGTGCCGAGGAGGTGAAAACGGccattttattatattattaattaTCAATTCTCTCATTACTTTACGTGTACTTGAAACAAAATAGTTGCCTaatgcctaaatgtaaatgtattgtgttTCAATTTAGCTTATGTTGGGGATATCACCAATCCTCTGAACAAATCAAGCTTAATGGTATTTCAGAGTTTGTCAAACTTGAAAACAGGTCATTTTGAActtaacacaagggttaatacttCAAACATCTGGTTGTACAATAATCATGTCCTATCACAAACTGATGAAACATTGTAGAGCTGTtgtctcttccacccccccaaaaTCACAGTGGACTATTGAGCAGACTGCAGCCTATTATCCGTGCTGCTGaaaaggtgatcggctgcaatctgcctaccctcgagggccCCGAGGCGAGCAAGGAcaattgtggccgactcctcccaccctggacactctgttccagctattcccctccggcagaaggccggggtccatcaggaccaaaacgtCATGCCAAAAGAAGTTTCTTCCCATCCATTGCTGGCCTCTTTAACAAGGCCAGCAGTGGAGGACTCACACTGACATAACACTTGTATCAATTATATACATATAGTCCATCCACCACCTATTTGCACGTTATATTGCACCATTTTATATTGATATTTTTTATATCTTACATATTGTTAGCTCTCGTATTAAACTTTACATATTCTACTTTTAAAATTAAGATCCATATTATtgaatgcaccttcctgccacagtaaattgtgtaaacctacatggcaATAAAGCCAATTCGAGAAGAAAAGGCCTTTATCCTAGTTAGCATTTCAAGTGCCAGCAATGATTACTTAGACGTAAGAACACTATGACCAAGACGTTTGACACGGAAGGCATTTGTCTTTTGGTTTAAACAGTgaggtggctcttaaaagagcctttgggtTTCGAGATCACAGACAAGTCGACAAGTCTAGGCGCGCTCTCCGCGGATGCGGCGGGCCAGCTGGATGTCCTTGGGCATGATGGTGACCCTCTTGGCGTGGATGGCGCACAGGTTGGTGTCCTCGAACAGACCGACCAGGTAAGCCTCGCTGGCCTCCTGCAGAGCCATCACAGCGGAGCTCTGGAAACGCAGGTCAGTCTTGAAGTCCTGGGCGATTTCCCTCACCAGGCGCTGGAAAGGCAGCTTGCGAATAAGCAGCTCGGTAGACTTCTGGTAACGACGGATCTCTCTCAGAGCCACGGTTCCGGGCCTGTAACGATGGGGCTTCTTCACGCCACCGGTAGCTGGCGCGCTCTTACGAGCAGCCTTGGTGGCGAGCTGCTTCCTCGGGGCTTTGCCACCGGTAGATTTACGAGCGGTCTGCTTGGTTCTGGCCATGATACTTGTCTTCTCATTTTGACTATATGTATGTTTCAAAAGAGTTGTGAAAGGGGGCGGTTGGAGCACAGTATTTATAGCATAGATGACGGCAACCGGCGCTCATTGGTTCTATTTCGTGGAGctccgccccataggggagctctgctcctattggtttacccgctgcctagtgcagctaatgactgaagatcaaaatatacacacacctgtcactcacacaggtgccctaTATAAGGGGGTGACAGCCGTCACTCACCCTCCCAAAAAATTCAGCACGGGTTGCTCGAATTTAGTGGCTTGAAGATTAAAGAATATCTGAAATGAGCGTTTCCATTCCACCGCTTCCGcgcaaggctcttttaagagcccaaTGCCGGTGCCGTTTCTTGGAGGCCGATGGAGACCACCACGAATTTTGTTTCGTGTGCTTGGGACCTCGGCATGCCAGGGACGGTTTGGTGAACCCTCCTGTCTGCTTGTCGTGCGCTGGCCTCTCCGTCTCGGAGAGGCGGCTGCGTCACGACTTCTTTCAGGTGGAGGAGCCCCTCGAAGATGTGGTCTCCGCTCTGCTCTCCGAGGAGGAGAGTTCAGAATTTGAGGACCACCTCGAGGCGGCTATTGAGGTGCACGCGCCTGGGCGGGAACCTCCTGTGGAGGCTTTCTGCCCAAGCGTGTTGCGTTCAACCCCCCCCGCACTTCTCTGAGGTAAAAGGGCGCGAGT
This DNA window, taken from Osmerus eperlanus chromosome 6, fOsmEpe2.1, whole genome shotgun sequence, encodes the following:
- the LOC134022011 gene encoding histone H3 yields the protein MARTKQTARKSTGGKAPRKQLATKAARKSAPATGGVKKPHRYRPGTVALREIRRYQKSTELLIRKLPFQRLVREIAQDFKTDLRFQSSAVMALQEASEAYLVGLFEDTNLCAIHAKRVTIMPKDIQLARRIRGERA